The genomic segment CTTTTCTTCTGCTTCACGCAAATTCATTCCAATACCTCCTGTCAAAAATACATAAAACCTGTAGCAAAATTTCATACTAATATTTATTATAATATATTCCTCGGTTGAGACACATTTCTGTACTATTGTTTATCTATATTATAAACTAACTTTTCAACCTTCATCAATAGAGGGCATAGTATGTTCAATTTTAACATTATCAAACTTCTGCTGTGGTAGTCCAAACCACTTACAAAATGGATTGTTGCAATGGTTCATTCGAATAGAGGAAATCTTTGATTGCCCTTTTAGGTATGAGGATTCAAAAACCAAATATCTGTATTTCTTACCGAAACTTGTAGCAGATGTTTTTACAAGCATTTTTGCAGATGTAATGAATTTATTACATTTGTTTTTTCTTCTGTAAAAGTTGGTGTAAAATTTAATATAAATTATTACACAAATACCTTTAAACCATTGATTTAAGCCAAAATAAAGGAGTGCAAAAATCAATGTAATTTTGCACTCAAATATTATTGTATTTTTTGACTTTGCACCCTTTAAGTAAACCCGTTAGAATATTCTATACTTATTTTTAAAAATTTTCAGTTAAAAGTTCTTAATTGTAGGTTGTTTAACTAATGCTTGTCATAATAAAATTTGGAGTAAGCATTAGTAATAAAACCTGCAATTTAGTACTTTCAGCGATATTTTCATAGTCCTTAGAAATAACATTATTTCTGCTTTCTGAGATTTACATGTTTCTATGTGATTAAGCTGCTTTTTTGATAGCTTTCAAATATTTCTTTCCTTTTTCTGTATCATATTTTCCTTCCCATTTAGAAATAACGATAACAGCTAATGAGTTTCCAATTATATTAACAACAGTTCTTGCCATGTCAACAATACGATCTATTCCTGCAATGAAAGCTACTCCTTCTACAGGTATACCTACAGAACCAACGGTTGCTAATAAAACAACAAAGGATGCTCCTGGAACTCCAGCCATACCTTTTGATGTAACCATTAATACAAATACTAAATTTATTTGCGTAGCAATTGGCAGATTTATCCCATATATTTGAGCGATAAAAAGTGCTGCAATAGCCTGATATAATGTAGATCCATCTAAGTTAAATGAATACCCCGTTGGAATAACAAAAGATGTAATAGCTTTCGGACAACCATACTTTTCCATCTTCTCCATAAGTTTTGGTAAAACTGCTTCAGAACTTGCTGTAGTGTACGCAAGAATAATTTCATCTTTTAAAATCTTCATAAGTGATATAATGCTTGAACCACATATCTTCCCTATCAAGCCAAATATAACAAATATAAAGAAAATCATAGCTACATAAACACTAATAACTAATTTACCTAATGGAATTAATGAAGCTACTCCAAATTTAGAAACTGTTACACCAATTAATCCAAATACTCCAAGTGGTGCAAGTTTCATAATTTGATTAGTTACCCAAAACATTGAATCCGCCACACCTTGACAAAAAGCAAGAACAGGCTTTCCTTTTTCTCCAATTGCAGCAACACCTAAACCAAACATAACTGAAAAGAATATAACTGCAAGTAAATCACCTTTTGAAAGAGATTCAAAGATATTTGTTGGAACAATATTTAAAAATGTATCTGCAAAACCATGGCTAGATACAGTTTCAGCTGTATTCATATATTTTTCGATACTAACTGACGAAAGTTGTTGAATATTAATTCCACTTCCTGGATGAGCTACATTAGCTACAACTAGTCCTATTACAATGGCAACTGTAGTTACTATTTCAAAATACAGTATAGTTTTTCCTCCTATTTTTCCTACCTGCTTAATATCGCCTACACCAGCAACACCAACAACAAGTGATGAAAATACTATAGGAACAACTATCATTTTGATTAATCTGATGAATATATCTCCAATAGGCTGTAAATATGATGCTACAACTGGATTGCCATAAAAGGCAGCTCCTATTGCAATACCTAGTACAAGCCCTAGAAGAATTTGAAATGCTAATCCTAATTTTTTCATTTTAATATCCCCCTTCTAAAATGCTGCAACTTAGAATTTTCTCGTTTCAAAAACTTACTACAGAGAATATATTTGATAAAACCTTATAAGTATTTAAAAAGACAAAATTCCAAATTTAAACATAATCAATAAAAAAACAATAGATTTTTATTAAAAAAATAATGTCATTTTACTAAATTTCTTATTGCTTTTATAATCAAGCGTTGACATAATGTCTCACTTTTGAAAATTTATACAAGAAAATTCAATTTCCGCATGTATTATAACACAAAAAATCCTTTATTCATATGTTTTTAAAATTCTGAATAATCAAAAAAATCCATTTTAGGCTTATCAAAATATTCGTTAGTGCGACTTTTATAAATTAAATTCATTCAAATTTCAACTCAAACATTATACGTTAAACCCTCTATTCTAGTGCCTTAAGCGCATATTACAAGATTCTTTCTTGTAATATATTATCTATTTCAAACATCTTTATATGAATTAAAAAAAAATTTTTCATGTCAATTAATTAATATGGAGTTTACTATGTGCCAAGAACATAAAAATAAGGAGTGATATGAGGTTCAAATTATGAATCTCATATCACTCCAAATGACTTCTCTTGCTATTTAATTTTAGACTCTGTTAAAGAACAGTGTTGATAATATACAATATTTTAAGGGAACTATCAAAAGTTCCTTTAATTCACATTTAAAGAAGATTTCGAACTAAATTTGCTTAATTCTCAATTATGCATTCATTTAATTGAATAGTTACAAATATTTACAGAATCTAAACATAGATTGCTTTTCTAAACCTAAAATTCTTTAATTTATATTATTACATTCCTGTTACAATTACTTTATTAAGTATTATAGATAATTCAATCATAAACTATACTTAGACTATGAAATATCTTTTAACCAGAAATGAGTGATATACTTTTGTGGAATGTTTTATTGGTAATTTTGATGGATGTGATTCTTAATTGAAATTCCAAATCTATGATTTGGTCAATTGAAATTACTCAGTGAACGAAGTGAGTCGAGTTTCCTTTGAACTATTCCAAATGTGCTAGTTCAAAAAGTGAGAATCGAAAAGTGATGCTCCAAATTTTACATTTGGTAAGCAGAACTTTCTCTATGAGCATTTTATATTTCGTTCTTCGAACTTTCTCTGTGAGCGCTTGTTCTTTGAGGCTAGCACTTTGGATGCAACTTTATAGTCTTAGAATCACCCATCAGAATTACCCAGAAACTGGAACAAAAGTATATTATTCATTTCGGTGAGGTATACGCATAAGTATAGATATTTTTATTTATTAAACTGTTTTTAATTCATTGCTAATAGATTTTTTTCCTGATATCCCTGGCTCTGTCATATTAAATGGATCTAAAATTTCATTTAGTTCATCTTCACTTAAAAGTCCTGCTTCTAATATCAAAGTTCTAATAGATGTCCCTGTTTTTATAGCTTCTTTAGCTAGGTTTGCAGCTGTTGAATATCCTACATGTGGGCAAATTGCTGTAATTATTCCAACACTGTTTTCTACTAAATCACGGCATCTTTCTTCATTTGCTGTAATACCTTTTACACAATTATCTATGAAAGTTTGAACTGCATAAGTTAGAGTATCAATTGATTGAAATAAACAATAGAATATAATTGGTTCAAATGCATTAAGTTCTAATTGTCCACCTTCTGCTGCCATTGTGATTGTCGTATCATTACCTATAATATTGAATGCCACTTGGTTTACTACCTCAGGAATAACTGGATTAACTTTTCCTGGCATGATAGAGGAACCATTTTGTTTTGCTGGAAGATTAATTTCTCCAAATCCTGTTCTTGGTCCAGAAGACATTAATCTTAAATCATTAGCAATCTTAGATAATGTTACTGCACAAGCCTTAACAGCTCCTGATACTGCTACAAAGGAATCCAAGTTTTGTGTTGAATCTATTAAATCAAAAGCTTGTATAAGATCCATTCCAGTAATCTCTGATAGATTTGGAACAACTCGTTTAAGATACTTTACGTCTGCATTAACTCCAGTACCTATTGCAGTTCCACCCATATTAAGAACTCGCATCTCATCCATAGCTTTTTCCATACGGTTAACATCTCTCATTATAGCTACTGAATAAGCTTTAAATTCTTGACCTAAACGAATTGGTACTGCATCCTGCATTTGAGTTCTTCCCATTTTTATTATGTGATCAAATTCTATGGCTTTTTGTGAAAATGCATCATGTAATCTATATAGCTCACTTTGAGCATGTTCCAATAATTTTAAAGCAGTAATTTTCCCTGCAGTTGGTATAACATCGTTAGTAGATTGTCCACAGTTTACATGATCATTTGGATGTACAATAGAATATTCTCCTTTTTTACCTCCAAGTATCTCAATTGCACGGTTGGCTATGACCTCATTAGCATTCA from the Clostridium beijerinckii genome contains:
- a CDS encoding cation:dicarboxylate symporter family transporter — its product is MKKLGLAFQILLGLVLGIAIGAAFYGNPVVASYLQPIGDIFIRLIKMIVVPIVFSSLVVGVAGVGDIKQVGKIGGKTILYFEIVTTVAIVIGLVVANVAHPGSGINIQQLSSVSIEKYMNTAETVSSHGFADTFLNIVPTNIFESLSKGDLLAVIFFSVMFGLGVAAIGEKGKPVLAFCQGVADSMFWVTNQIMKLAPLGVFGLIGVTVSKFGVASLIPLGKLVISVYVAMIFFIFVIFGLIGKICGSSIISLMKILKDEIILAYTTASSEAVLPKLMEKMEKYGCPKAITSFVIPTGYSFNLDGSTLYQAIAALFIAQIYGINLPIATQINLVFVLMVTSKGMAGVPGASFVVLLATVGSVGIPVEGVAFIAGIDRIVDMARTVVNIIGNSLAVIVISKWEGKYDTEKGKKYLKAIKKAA
- a CDS encoding aspartate ammonia-lyase; its protein translation is MIREIKLENKDINFRKENDSIGSKDIPEDVYYGVQSLRAAENFRITGLFMHPEIINSLAYIKKAAAITNCEVGVLDKKIADAIVKACDEILRGNLHEYFIVDPIQGGAGTSLNMNANEVIANRAIEILGGKKGEYSIVHPNDHVNCGQSTNDVIPTAGKITALKLLEHAQSELYRLHDAFSQKAIEFDHIIKMGRTQMQDAVPIRLGQEFKAYSVAIMRDVNRMEKAMDEMRVLNMGGTAIGTGVNADVKYLKRVVPNLSEITGMDLIQAFDLIDSTQNLDSFVAVSGAVKACAVTLSKIANDLRLMSSGPRTGFGEINLPAKQNGSSIMPGKVNPVIPEVVNQVAFNIIGNDTTITMAAEGGQLELNAFEPIIFYCLFQSIDTLTYAVQTFIDNCVKGITANEERCRDLVENSVGIITAICPHVGYSTAANLAKEAIKTGTSIRTLILEAGLLSEDELNEILDPFNMTEPGISGKKSISNELKTV